CACAATGGTGTAGTGCCCCAAAGCCCGACCAAGCTTGGTGGCAAAGTTTTGCGGATAGATCGTGATGGCAACCCCGCGCCCGGTAACGCCGCCCCACCTGGTTTCGATTCTCGCGTGTACACCTATGGCCACCGCAATCCGCAGGGCATCGCCTTCCGACCTGGAACGAACCAGCCCTTTACTGCTGAAAACGGTCCATGGCATTCCGATGAAGTCACTGCACTGGTGAATGGCGGCAATGCCGGTTGGGATCCGCGTCCGAACATGGCGGGGCGGGGTGATTGCCCTGATTCCTACTGCGGATACAGCCCCAACCAGATGGAAGCCATGGAACCCAAGAAGCGCTCAGCCTTCATGCCAATGACCGATACCAAAACCTATCCCAAGGCGATGAAACCGGCCTGGAACAATGAAAGCTTGTCACAGGGAATGTCATCCGGTGTGTTCCTGAGTGGCAAGCAGTGGAAGGACTGGAATGGGAGGATGGTCGTGAGCTACATGGGAATTGGTATTCACGGAACGCCAGTTGGCCACAGGCTTGATCTGCTGGACATCAGCAAGAATGGACTGACTGCCAAGCGTACCGTCATGCCTTTGCCCATGCCACCCGGACGTTTCCGTTCGGTTGTGCAAGGAGTGGACGGCAACCTGTATGTGGCGTCTGATCAAGGCGAAATTTACCAGGTGAAACCTAACTAAAGATTTTTCAGCCCAATGCAACAAAGCCATCGCAAGGGTGGCTTTGTTGTTTTGTTTGAAGGCATTGGCGGGAATTTCCCGGCCTTCGCCTTGCAAGGCTCAGTCGCTTTCACGGGTCGACATGAAGCAGTTCATGTCGATAATTCCCGTTCCAGCCCCGCGCCGCGGGCGTCCGCGGATTCAATTCCCCGCGCAGGCGTCAGTCCAAAAAAGAAAAGGCCACCGCGAGGGTGGCCTTTTCTTTTTTGTTTGGTGGAGCCGGCGGGAATTGAACCCGCGTCCGCAAATCCTCCACTACCAGTTCTACGTGTGTAGTCTTCTTATTTGGTTTTAGCAATGTTTGCCGGGAAGGGACACC
The nucleotide sequence above comes from Limnobacter thiooxidans. Encoded proteins:
- a CDS encoding PQQ-dependent sugar dehydrogenase — its product is MKKYEQFLSCAVVASVSLAMAGTANAAAPTLTATTILTQLDNPWDMAFTQDGAMFFTEKCRGLSVRLPSGVVNKLVGMKDSTGYAETMPDLFCDGQAGMNGVAVDPDFANNRFVYVYSASSKSTPQSNRVLRLKVNADFTQMSDRNDIVENIPYKTAPSDHPFGASGAHNGGRIRFSPGDGFLYVTTGDTHNGVVPQSPTKLGGKVLRIDRDGNPAPGNAAPPGFDSRVYTYGHRNPQGIAFRPGTNQPFTAENGPWHSDEVTALVNGGNAGWDPRPNMAGRGDCPDSYCGYSPNQMEAMEPKKRSAFMPMTDTKTYPKAMKPAWNNESLSQGMSSGVFLSGKQWKDWNGRMVVSYMGIGIHGTPVGHRLDLLDISKNGLTAKRTVMPLPMPPGRFRSVVQGVDGNLYVASDQGEIYQVKPN